From Sulfurovum xiamenensis, a single genomic window includes:
- the eda gene encoding bifunctional 4-hydroxy-2-oxoglutarate aldolase/2-dehydro-3-deoxy-phosphogluconate aldolase has product MTSEAVMKLSPIVPVIALESEEDALPLAKALLEGGINIMEITLRTPAGLKAIEVISKALPQMHVGAGTVLNASDFKDAVDHGAAFVFSPGISEELMQTSWELDVALIPGVATASEVMLAKNNGFEHCKLFPATLAGGFEILKAFGGPFPSMRFCPTGGVNLSNINDFLSLENVLCAGGSWIVPKQCMKEKDFKQITTLCIEAMQTIKGKI; this is encoded by the coding sequence ATGACATCTGAAGCAGTGATGAAACTTTCACCTATCGTACCGGTCATAGCACTGGAGAGTGAGGAAGATGCACTCCCGCTTGCCAAGGCATTGCTAGAGGGCGGCATTAACATTATGGAGATCACACTTCGTACCCCGGCAGGTCTCAAAGCCATAGAGGTCATTTCAAAGGCTTTGCCGCAGATGCATGTTGGTGCGGGAACAGTACTCAATGCAAGTGATTTTAAAGATGCAGTGGACCATGGGGCAGCATTTGTCTTCAGTCCGGGTATCAGTGAGGAATTGATGCAGACTTCATGGGAACTGGATGTTGCTTTGATCCCAGGTGTGGCGACTGCTTCAGAAGTGATGCTTGCAAAAAATAACGGCTTTGAACATTGTAAACTCTTCCCCGCAACACTTGCAGGAGGGTTTGAGATACTCAAGGCATTTGGTGGACCATTTCCGAGTATGCGATTTTGCCCAACGGGAGGCGTGAATCTTAGCAATATCAACGATTTTCTTTCACTGGAGAATGTGCTTTGTGCAGGTGGAAGCTGGATCGTTCCCAAACAGTGTATGAAAGAAAAAGATTTTAAACAGATCACAACGCTTTGCATAGAAGCTATGCAGACCATAAAAGGAAAAATATAA
- a CDS encoding glycoside hydrolase family 15 protein yields the protein MNQDTLQATLDRHFLVVDKIILSRQDPITGLLPASTAVNAHGDYTDAWVRDNVYSILSVWGLALAYRKCDPHHHRTYLLSQSVVKLMRGLLTAMMRQSDRIEAFKKTHNPIDALHAKYGTKTGLAVVGDEEWGHLQLDASSLFLLMVSQMTASGLHIIYTMDEVDFVQNMVHYISHTYCTPDYGIWERGNKINHGNTEVNGSSVGMAKAALEALDGFNLFADLPNHEAVIHVVPSDIARSRFTLQGLLPRESNSKETDAALLSIIGYPAYAVEDTKLVKRTRDKIIKKLAGNYGCKRFLLDGHQSSIEDATRLHYEPSELREFEHIESEWPLFFTYLLLDALIRDEKEEIEQWKQKLQPLFVEQDGKKLLPELYIVPKESITAEKEDPGSQKRVANENIPLVWAQSLYMLCDMMLDGLLTPEDIDPLKRHQRIGHSFNTKPLVPVIAENASVKEKLVALGFESETIEEIKPIRILHADQLSMLHTFLGQNKKLSLSGRELMVARTMTTARVHFYGSEEIVFLPYYFNPHGFYFSADNQLLVEHFRASLKFLAMQWDARGNPIIPFFVRESMFSDGERGALVELLDDIQKEQSGTITLQTGPLKELLGLACIERIQDIHGFTFQAAEIVSNNRLGICLKETEIHTYLSPEEIQSLRDQDDAVLIEILLGEKNRLYKTYALEEMWQRKGADFVFSVKQENVTLSLFAQNLYELATVCHEWNLVRRIADLTKKYDDRIEDVLLDIVIRQKRLAVGRSYSGKATFSKPHESSDIVKTIMEYCGNNTAESVLTQEIILHLGYMIRNEPELFENMLTIRTWYFIQLLVGQISREENLHMADAYETLLSLAPHAIYDRLHRVLKSFKREVSLFLVHENLHASGTPSFESMKEGPAVRELGKVTDWSQWRYERGMVGPLSPVFYKDIWYLLHQCSGLVIGDKYNVQNRIGSELTLESTAGEQSFALKIDALLQSIYAPDYRQLNIELIESLARLFRENPDLHLENDLIMDVLIGHAVRISWEKDNALKHYNEHRSEAWKAFYQRSPVETDKAFLEAFMFLLSPQDSLHDLTV from the coding sequence ATGAATCAAGATACACTTCAGGCTACACTTGATCGACATTTTCTAGTTGTTGACAAGATCATTCTCTCACGGCAAGATCCTATCACAGGGTTGCTACCTGCAAGTACAGCGGTCAATGCCCATGGGGATTATACCGATGCCTGGGTAAGAGACAATGTTTACAGCATTTTGAGTGTTTGGGGACTCGCACTTGCCTATAGAAAATGTGATCCTCACCATCATCGAACCTATCTTCTAAGCCAGAGTGTGGTCAAACTGATGAGAGGACTGCTCACTGCCATGATGAGACAGTCAGACAGGATCGAAGCATTTAAAAAAACACACAATCCCATAGATGCACTGCATGCGAAGTATGGTACAAAAACAGGCTTAGCCGTGGTCGGAGATGAGGAATGGGGGCATCTGCAGCTTGATGCAAGCTCTCTTTTTTTATTGATGGTCTCGCAAATGACCGCTTCTGGACTACATATTATCTATACAATGGATGAAGTTGATTTTGTACAAAATATGGTGCACTACATCAGCCATACCTACTGTACCCCTGATTATGGTATCTGGGAGCGCGGAAATAAGATCAATCATGGAAATACAGAGGTCAATGGCAGTTCCGTAGGCATGGCAAAAGCAGCACTTGAAGCCTTGGACGGTTTTAATCTTTTTGCCGATCTGCCAAACCACGAAGCGGTGATCCATGTGGTTCCCAGTGATATCGCACGTTCTCGTTTCACGTTACAGGGATTACTGCCTAGAGAATCCAACTCCAAAGAGACGGATGCGGCACTACTGAGTATTATCGGGTATCCTGCCTATGCGGTTGAAGATACAAAACTGGTCAAGCGTACACGTGATAAGATCATCAAAAAACTTGCAGGAAATTACGGGTGTAAACGTTTTTTGCTCGATGGCCATCAAAGCAGTATCGAAGATGCAACCCGTTTACACTATGAACCTTCAGAGTTACGAGAATTTGAACATATTGAATCAGAATGGCCTCTATTTTTCACCTATTTACTGCTGGATGCACTGATACGTGATGAGAAAGAAGAGATCGAGCAATGGAAGCAAAAACTGCAACCGCTTTTTGTGGAACAGGATGGGAAAAAGCTTTTGCCCGAACTCTATATTGTTCCCAAAGAGAGTATCACGGCAGAAAAAGAGGATCCTGGAAGTCAAAAACGTGTTGCCAATGAAAATATACCACTGGTATGGGCACAGAGCCTCTATATGCTCTGCGATATGATGCTTGACGGTCTTTTGACTCCGGAAGATATAGATCCGCTCAAACGTCACCAACGTATCGGACACAGTTTCAATACAAAACCTCTGGTCCCGGTGATCGCTGAAAATGCTTCGGTGAAAGAAAAATTGGTAGCGCTTGGTTTTGAAAGTGAAACGATCGAAGAGATCAAGCCTATACGGATCTTACATGCTGATCAACTCTCCATGCTTCATACGTTTTTGGGTCAAAATAAAAAACTTTCTTTAAGTGGTAGGGAATTGATGGTGGCTAGGACCATGACGACTGCAAGGGTTCACTTCTATGGAAGTGAAGAGATCGTTTTTCTTCCTTATTATTTTAATCCGCATGGATTTTATTTTTCAGCTGACAATCAATTATTAGTAGAACATTTTCGGGCATCATTAAAGTTCCTTGCTATGCAGTGGGATGCAAGAGGCAACCCTATCATACCGTTTTTTGTTCGTGAATCGATGTTTTCTGATGGTGAACGCGGTGCATTGGTTGAACTATTGGATGATATACAAAAAGAGCAGAGTGGTACGATTACTCTTCAGACAGGCCCATTGAAAGAATTATTGGGTCTAGCGTGTATAGAACGTATACAAGATATTCACGGTTTTACATTTCAAGCTGCAGAAATTGTGTCAAATAATAGATTGGGCATCTGTTTGAAGGAAACTGAAATCCATACATACTTGAGTCCAGAGGAAATACAGTCTCTTAGAGATCAGGATGACGCGGTACTCATAGAGATACTTTTGGGTGAAAAAAATCGTTTATATAAAACCTATGCACTTGAAGAAATGTGGCAACGTAAGGGTGCAGATTTCGTATTTTCCGTGAAACAGGAAAATGTAACATTGTCACTCTTTGCTCAAAATCTTTATGAATTAGCTACCGTGTGTCATGAGTGGAATCTGGTACGGCGTATCGCTGATCTTACCAAAAAATATGATGACCGTATCGAAGATGTATTGCTTGATATAGTGATACGGCAAAAGCGTCTTGCAGTAGGACGGTCATACAGTGGAAAAGCGACATTTTCAAAACCGCATGAAAGTAGTGATATCGTTAAAACGATCATGGAATATTGTGGTAATAATACAGCAGAGAGTGTCTTGACACAGGAGATCATTTTACATCTTGGATATATGATCAGAAATGAACCTGAACTTTTTGAAAATATGCTAACGATTCGTACCTGGTACTTTATTCAGTTGCTTGTAGGACAGATAAGCAGGGAGGAGAACCTGCATATGGCCGATGCTTATGAAACGTTGCTCAGTTTAGCTCCTCACGCAATTTATGACCGTTTGCATAGGGTATTAAAATCATTTAAAAGAGAGGTCTCACTGTTTCTTGTTCATGAAAATTTACATGCATCGGGTACACCTTCCTTTGAATCGATGAAAGAAGGTCCGGCCGTTAGGGAGCTTGGCAAAGTCACTGACTGGTCGCAATGGAGATATGAAAGGGGTATGGTAGGTCCGCTTTCCCCTGTTTTCTATAAGGATATATGGTATTTGTTACATCAATGCAGCGGCTTGGTCATTGGAGATAAATATAATGTACAAAACAGGATCGGTTCGGAACTGACATTGGAATCAACAGCAGGTGAACAAAGTTTTGCCTTGAAGATCGATGCACTTTTACAAAGTATCTATGCCCCTGATTACCGCCAGTTGAATATTGAACTGATCGAGAGCCTGGCAAGACTTTTTAGGGAAAACCCTGACCTCCATCTTGAAAATGATCTCATTATGGATGTACTCATAGGTCATGCGGTACGAATATCTTGGGAAAAGGATAATGCTTTGAAGCATTATAATGAACATCGTTCAGAAGCTTGGAAAGCATTTTATCAACGTTCACCTGTAGAAACAGATAAAGCATTCTTGGAAGCCTTTATGTTTCTGTTATCACCGCAGGATTCCTTGCATGATCTTACAGTATAG
- the edd gene encoding phosphogluconate dehydratase: MNEVIQKVTERIRERSLESRSIYLDRIASAKGHGVNRNKLGCSNLAHAMAPMEEGEKTSLAGLESPNIAIVTAYNDMLSAHEPYKLYPPLIKRTLMDLGATAQVAGGVPAMCDGVTQSQPGMELSLFSRDNIAMGTAIALSHNVYDGALYLGVCDKIVPGLVIGALAFGHLPGVFVPAGPMPSGISNAQKAKVRQEFAQGKVSEDALLKVESASYHSSGTCTFYGTANSNQMLLEMMGLQLPNSSFINTNTPLREALTAHAAKTVLTMTELRGIYKPIAEIVDEKSFVNAIVGLMATGGSTNHTIHLIAMARAAGIILNWDDFDQISKVTPLLCKMYPNGQADVNHFRDAGGMSVVISQLLDAGLAHNDVETIVGRGLDTYIVEPALAENMLKFEPGPRVSRNTEVVSSTQTPFSEEGGLKLLNGNLGRSVIKTSALKPEQFFIEAPAIVFESQEALQDAFHKGELEKDFIAVVRYQGPKANGMPELHGLMPPLGALQDKGYKVAIITDGRMSGASGKVPSAIHFSPEALDGGLLSKVKTGDMIRFDAKKGEIMLLVEDTELSARTVERPDHSANTHGFGRELFVSVRQSVGMAEEGASLFDIPGKERA; encoded by the coding sequence ATGAATGAAGTTATACAAAAAGTGACAGAGAGAATTCGTGAACGCTCTTTAGAGAGCAGATCTATTTACCTGGACCGCATTGCTTCAGCCAAAGGACATGGTGTCAACCGTAATAAACTGGGATGCAGTAATTTAGCGCATGCAATGGCACCAATGGAAGAGGGTGAGAAAACATCGCTTGCTGGCCTTGAAAGCCCTAATATTGCTATCGTTACAGCCTATAACGATATGCTCTCTGCACATGAGCCCTATAAACTCTATCCACCATTGATCAAGCGTACATTGATGGATCTGGGTGCAACAGCACAGGTTGCAGGCGGGGTACCTGCAATGTGTGATGGGGTTACACAGTCACAGCCGGGTATGGAATTGAGTCTTTTCAGTCGTGATAATATTGCCATGGGAACTGCCATAGCACTTTCGCATAATGTCTATGACGGTGCACTCTATCTTGGTGTGTGTGACAAGATCGTTCCGGGGCTTGTGATCGGTGCTTTGGCCTTTGGTCATCTTCCCGGTGTATTCGTACCAGCAGGTCCTATGCCTTCAGGTATCAGCAATGCACAAAAAGCAAAAGTACGTCAAGAGTTTGCCCAAGGCAAAGTGAGTGAAGATGCTCTGCTTAAAGTCGAATCTGCCTCCTATCATAGCAGCGGTACCTGTACTTTCTACGGTACGGCAAACTCGAACCAAATGCTACTGGAGATGATGGGACTGCAACTTCCAAACAGCTCTTTCATCAATACCAATACCCCTTTACGGGAAGCATTGACCGCACATGCCGCAAAAACGGTTTTGACGATGACAGAGTTAAGAGGAATCTACAAACCTATCGCCGAGATCGTTGATGAAAAGAGCTTTGTTAATGCCATCGTAGGACTGATGGCAACAGGTGGTTCTACCAATCATACGATCCATCTTATCGCAATGGCAAGAGCTGCAGGGATCATACTGAATTGGGATGATTTTGATCAGATATCCAAAGTGACACCTCTGTTATGTAAAATGTATCCTAACGGACAGGCAGATGTGAACCATTTTAGAGATGCAGGAGGTATGAGTGTGGTGATCTCACAGCTTTTGGATGCAGGACTTGCGCATAATGATGTGGAGACGATCGTAGGTAGAGGCTTGGATACCTATATAGTGGAACCTGCTTTGGCTGAAAACATGTTGAAATTTGAACCGGGACCTCGTGTTTCGCGCAATACAGAGGTAGTGTCCAGTACACAGACACCTTTTAGTGAAGAGGGAGGGCTGAAACTTCTCAATGGGAACCTTGGACGCAGTGTCATCAAGACCTCTGCTTTGAAGCCTGAACAGTTTTTCATTGAAGCACCAGCGATCGTTTTTGAATCCCAGGAAGCTTTACAGGATGCCTTTCATAAGGGTGAGTTGGAAAAAGACTTTATTGCTGTCGTGCGTTACCAGGGTCCAAAAGCCAATGGAATGCCGGAGTTGCACGGACTCATGCCTCCGCTTGGTGCTCTTCAGGACAAGGGATATAAAGTTGCCATTATTACAGATGGACGTATGTCTGGTGCATCGGGTAAAGTGCCTTCAGCCATTCACTTTTCTCCTGAAGCTCTTGATGGAGGGTTGCTCTCAAAGGTAAAAACAGGTGATATGATCCGTTTTGATGCAAAAAAAGGAGAGATCATGCTTTTAGTTGAGGATACAGAGTTAAGTGCACGTACCGTTGAAAGACCGGACCATAGTGCCAATACCCACGGGTTTGGCAGGGAGCTTTTTGTCTCTGTACGTCAGAGTGTAGGTATGGCAGAGGAGGGTGCAAGTCTCTTTGATATTCCCGGTAAGGAGCGAGCATGA
- the zwf gene encoding glucose-6-phosphate dehydrogenase, which translates to MDTMESLCDITIFGGHGDLAFRKLMPALYHLSNSGYLDEKSRIITATRVPMSNDEHCDLVKSKLKEFLSDDAFEEEKFEYFKVQLHVVTIEFDILESYRGLKALLDEYPERQRVNYLSTAPDFFGTICKSMSNLELVTPQSRVVLEKPIGRDLQSSRVINVEVLKYFTESQIYRIDHYLGKDTVQNIMALRFSNRFFMPLWNSNHIDHVQITVAESVGVEGRWGYYDDYGAMRDMVQNHLMQLLCLIAMEPPCSLDADSVRDEKVKVLRSLRMMTPADIEQKTVRAQYAKGSSDGKPVPGYLEGEGVEESTTETFAALRVDIDNWRWNGVPFYLRSGKRMRRRNSEIVIHFKGVPHSIFANQGKCIWENKLVIALQPKESIHLQLMNKVPGLSEQMMLKPVELELNTPLKVAHKPDAYERLLLDVIRANPTLFMRLDEVEAAWKWADVILEGWAEDMVPMKSYSAGTDGPSAAVQLIARSGRSWHDE; encoded by the coding sequence ATGGATACAATGGAAAGTTTATGTGATATTACAATTTTTGGAGGGCATGGGGACCTGGCATTCAGGAAGTTGATGCCTGCATTGTACCATTTGAGCAATAGCGGTTATCTGGATGAGAAGAGTCGTATTATCACTGCCACCAGAGTACCAATGAGTAATGATGAACATTGTGATCTGGTGAAATCCAAACTCAAGGAGTTTTTATCTGATGATGCTTTTGAAGAGGAAAAATTTGAGTATTTTAAGGTACAGCTTCATGTCGTAACCATTGAATTTGACATCTTAGAGAGCTATAGAGGGCTGAAAGCGTTACTAGATGAGTATCCGGAACGTCAGAGGGTCAATTATCTTTCTACGGCACCTGATTTTTTTGGTACGATCTGTAAGTCTATGAGCAACTTGGAGCTCGTTACACCGCAAAGCAGGGTCGTGCTTGAAAAACCTATAGGAAGAGATCTTCAATCCTCACGTGTGATCAATGTTGAAGTACTGAAGTATTTTACAGAATCACAGATCTACCGTATCGACCACTATCTGGGTAAAGATACCGTACAGAATATCATGGCACTACGTTTTTCAAATAGATTTTTCATGCCGCTGTGGAATTCAAACCATATTGATCATGTACAGATCACTGTGGCTGAAAGTGTCGGTGTTGAAGGACGCTGGGGATATTACGATGATTATGGTGCAATGCGTGATATGGTACAAAACCACTTGATGCAGCTACTTTGTCTTATAGCCATGGAGCCGCCTTGCTCACTTGATGCGGACAGTGTACGTGATGAGAAGGTGAAAGTGCTCCGTTCGCTTCGTATGATGACACCTGCGGACATCGAACAAAAAACAGTACGTGCACAATATGCAAAAGGTTCAAGTGACGGCAAGCCTGTACCGGGTTATCTTGAGGGAGAAGGTGTGGAAGAAAGTACCACTGAAACCTTTGCTGCACTTCGTGTAGATATAGACAATTGGCGATGGAACGGAGTACCTTTTTATCTTAGAAGCGGTAAACGTATGAGACGTCGAAATTCTGAGATCGTGATTCACTTTAAAGGTGTGCCGCACTCTATTTTTGCCAATCAAGGTAAATGTATTTGGGAAAATAAACTTGTTATTGCATTGCAACCTAAAGAGAGTATCCATCTGCAACTGATGAATAAAGTTCCGGGTCTAAGTGAACAAATGATGTTAAAACCTGTTGAACTTGAACTCAATACCCCTTTAAAGGTAGCACATAAGCCAGATGCCTATGAGCGTTTACTTTTAGATGTGATCCGTGCGAATCCGACACTTTTTATGCGTTTAGATGAAGTGGAAGCAGCATGGAAATGGGCGGATGTGATCTTGGAGGGCTGGGCAGAGGATATGGTACCTATGAAAAGCTACAGTGCGGGAACCGATGGACCGAGCGCAGCAGTACAGCTGATCGCAAGAAGCGGCAGGAGTTGGCATGATGAGTAG
- the pgl gene encoding 6-phosphogluconolactonase, which produces MMSRSEHLFSNQEALIEALSQSILANLQKAIDEKGKASLLVSGGSTPKPLFEKLRKALFDWDKVTVGLCDERWVDTSQEESNEHFVKKYLLQEEAAKAHFIGMYCKDTDIYMAQKVCTQKMKEILSPFDVLILGMGTDAHTASLFPENIKLEEAFDLKNENFCITIEPTTAPYTRMSLTLHAILSAKHIYLHFEGKEKIAVYEEAIGGEDIYTMPIRSVLNQEIKEIEVFYR; this is translated from the coding sequence ATGATGAGTAGGAGTGAACATCTTTTTAGCAACCAAGAAGCACTCATAGAGGCATTAAGTCAAAGTATACTGGCAAATCTTCAAAAAGCCATTGACGAAAAGGGAAAAGCCTCCCTACTTGTTTCTGGAGGCAGTACACCTAAACCTCTGTTTGAAAAACTTAGAAAAGCACTCTTTGACTGGGATAAAGTCACTGTAGGTCTTTGTGATGAACGATGGGTCGATACTTCCCAAGAAGAGAGCAATGAACATTTTGTCAAAAAATATCTGCTCCAGGAAGAGGCTGCTAAGGCTCACTTTATAGGAATGTATTGTAAAGATACGGATATCTATATGGCACAAAAGGTATGTACACAAAAGATGAAAGAGATACTTTCCCCTTTTGATGTACTCATCTTGGGTATGGGAACGGATGCACACACGGCGTCCCTTTTCCCGGAGAATATTAAACTTGAAGAGGCTTTTGATCTTAAAAATGAAAATTTCTGTATTACAATTGAACCCACAACAGCACCTTATACACGAATGAGTTTAACCCTTCATGCGATCTTGAGTGCCAAACATATCTATCTGCATTTTGAAGGAAAAGAGAAAATTGCAGTGTATGAAGAAGCGATTGGAGGAGAAGACATCTATACAATGCCTATACGCAGTGTATTGAACCAAGAGATTAAAGAGATAGAGGTATTTTACCGATGA
- the glgP gene encoding alpha-glucan family phosphorylase — translation MKNLVHYEINSQYATKVAYFSMEFAIDQSLKIYSGGLGFLAGSHMRSAYDLEQHMVGVGILWSYGYYDQDRHIDRTLDLKYTRKYYSFLEDPEVRVTVNVNGQPVQVKVLVMPSRVFGSAPLVLLTTDIPENDFLSRTITHKLYDPNEETRIAQEIVLGIGGVKALESLNQKVDVYHMNEGHALPLVFELLNTYKTFEAVREHVVFTTHTPEKAGNEEHNVYLLAQMGFFNGYSLKEIQDKLHYYDEKFCLTIGALKTSKRANAVSKIHEKVANKMWKNVDGRCEIIGITNAQNRRFWVDKPLLRALDEHEDYGIIARKKHLKKILFEEVANQTGKVFSTDTLTIVWARRFVEYKRPELLIYDFERFHKLMHNTTYPVQIIWAGKPYPNDAGAINMFNELIELSHGYKNMAVLTGYELNLSKMLKQGSDIWLNTPRVTREASGTSGMSASMNASIHFSINDGWHPEFAKDGVNAFSIATADASLPTHDQDHYDHKAMMDKLENVILPLYYNDMNEWVKIMKYAMNDVVREFNSTRMAHQYYKWMYDDEGQV, via the coding sequence ATGAAAAATTTGGTGCATTATGAAATTAACAGCCAATATGCAACAAAAGTAGCTTATTTCTCAATGGAATTTGCGATAGATCAATCGCTTAAAATTTATTCTGGCGGATTGGGATTTTTGGCAGGATCTCATATGCGTAGTGCATACGACCTTGAGCAGCATATGGTTGGTGTGGGTATACTTTGGAGTTATGGGTATTATGACCAGGATCGGCATATAGATCGCACTTTAGATTTAAAATATACCCGTAAATACTATTCTTTTCTTGAAGATCCTGAAGTTAGAGTAACCGTAAACGTCAATGGTCAACCTGTCCAAGTGAAGGTACTGGTCATGCCTAGCAGAGTGTTTGGTTCTGCACCGCTTGTTTTACTCACAACAGATATTCCTGAAAATGATTTTCTTTCCCGTACTATCACACATAAACTTTATGATCCAAATGAAGAAACACGTATAGCACAGGAAATTGTTTTGGGTATCGGTGGTGTGAAAGCACTCGAATCACTCAATCAGAAAGTCGATGTTTACCATATGAATGAGGGGCATGCATTACCATTGGTATTTGAGTTGTTAAATACATATAAAACGTTTGAAGCAGTGCGTGAACATGTGGTATTTACGACACATACTCCCGAAAAGGCAGGAAATGAAGAACACAATGTCTATCTTTTAGCCCAAATGGGATTTTTTAACGGATATTCTCTAAAAGAGATCCAAGATAAACTTCATTATTATGATGAAAAATTTTGTTTAACAATTGGTGCATTGAAAACATCTAAACGTGCCAATGCTGTATCTAAAATACATGAAAAAGTAGCAAACAAAATGTGGAAAAATGTTGATGGACGATGTGAGATAATTGGGATTACCAATGCACAAAATCGTAGATTTTGGGTTGATAAACCATTATTAAGAGCGCTGGATGAGCATGAAGACTATGGAATTATTGCACGTAAAAAACACCTTAAAAAAATTCTTTTTGAAGAGGTAGCCAATCAAACAGGAAAAGTGTTTTCTACTGATACCCTAACCATAGTTTGGGCTCGTCGTTTTGTTGAATACAAACGTCCAGAATTACTCATTTATGATTTTGAACGTTTTCATAAGCTAATGCATAATACAACATATCCTGTACAGATTATATGGGCAGGAAAACCTTATCCTAATGATGCGGGTGCTATCAATATGTTTAATGAACTTATTGAGTTGAGCCATGGCTATAAAAATATGGCTGTGCTGACTGGTTATGAGTTAAACCTTTCTAAAATGCTTAAACAGGGAAGTGATATATGGCTTAATACACCACGTGTAACACGTGAAGCCAGTGGTACAAGTGGTATGTCCGCAAGTATGAATGCTTCGATTCATTTTTCTATCAATGACGGATGGCATCCAGAATTTGCCAAAGACGGGGTAAATGCATTTTCTATAGCCACAGCAGATGCTTCTTTGCCTACCCATGACCAAGATCATTATGATCATAAAGCGATGATGGATAAACTTGAAAACGTTATTTTACCCTTGTATTATAATGACATGAATGAATGGGTGAAAATTATGAAATATGCTATGAATGATGTAGTGCGAGAATTTAATTCAACTCGTATGGCACACCAATACTATAAGTGGATGTATGATGATGAGGGGCAGGTTTAG
- the glk gene encoding glucokinase, which produces MILAGDIGGTKTNLALFEHKNKRLNVIAQHQFSSREFSDLNEVIMLFRQKTSLPSIDAACFGIAGPVIEGRCRTTNLPWDITTSDLKDHLGIQKVRLLNDLEATAYGMLYVPEDEFVDLNPKGRQMDGNRAVIAAGTGLGEAMLYYDGSVYYPIGSEGGHSDFAPLTPQQDALLKWMRNRYPGHVSFERILSGPGIYTLYEFLVENDFSAQPASMLNIPEGKDRSAMVSECALKEHNPLCMEALRLFAEIYGAEAGNLALKSMSLGGVYIGGGIAPKILQILANNHFMNGFLSKGRFNEMLQAMQVKVSLNPETALLGAAYYAHDRL; this is translated from the coding sequence ATGATATTGGCAGGAGATATAGGTGGTACAAAAACGAATCTCGCACTTTTTGAGCACAAAAATAAGAGACTGAATGTCATAGCACAGCATCAGTTTTCCAGTAGGGAGTTTTCAGATCTTAATGAAGTGATCATGCTATTTAGGCAAAAGACTTCACTGCCATCTATAGATGCGGCATGTTTCGGTATCGCAGGACCGGTCATTGAAGGGCGCTGCCGTACGACAAATCTACCCTGGGATATCACGACATCAGATCTGAAGGATCATTTAGGAATTCAAAAGGTACGTCTGCTGAATGATCTTGAAGCTACAGCCTATGGTATGTTGTATGTTCCTGAAGATGAATTTGTGGATCTTAATCCCAAAGGTCGTCAGATGGATGGAAATCGGGCAGTGATCGCTGCAGGTACTGGACTGGGAGAAGCGATGTTGTATTATGACGGCAGTGTCTATTATCCTATCGGCTCAGAAGGAGGGCATAGTGATTTTGCGCCTTTGACACCGCAGCAGGATGCACTGTTGAAATGGATGCGTAATCGCTATCCAGGACATGTGAGTTTTGAAAGAATACTCTCAGGCCCGGGGATCTATACACTCTATGAATTTTTAGTGGAAAACGATTTCTCCGCACAGCCCGCATCTATGTTGAACATACCCGAAGGGAAAGACCGTAGTGCAATGGTGAGTGAGTGTGCACTGAAGGAACACAACCCGCTCTGTATGGAGGCATTGAGACTTTTTGCAGAGATCTATGGTGCTGAAGCGGGAAACCTAGCCTTAAAAAGTATGTCACTTGGTGGAGTATATATCGGCGGTGGTATTGCTCCCAAAATCTTACAAATACTTGCCAATAACCATTTCATGAACGGTTTTTTAAGTAAAGGCCGTTTTAATGAGATGTTACAGGCAATGCAGGTGAAAGTCTCTTTAAATCCAGAAACTGCATTATTGGGAGCTGCCTATTATGCACATGATAGACTTTAA